The nucleotide sequence AAGGCAACCTCCGTCGCGTATCCCTCCGCAGCCAGTTCCAGTTCTATAAAGCGAGCAATGTCTTTTTCATCCTCGATGACGAGGACCAGGGGCTTGCGTTCCATAGACCCAGTCTATGGACCGTTCTCATGAGAAGGCACCCCACGCGCTTAACCGGTTTTCATGGGGGAAAGCACCAGCGCAGGGGAGGACTGTACGGTGTACGCTCGGCACTCCGGCCCAAACCCACGCAGCGGTGGAAGGGAGCGCCCGATCATCCGCAGGTCCTCTGCCCGCTGCTGCGCCACCCTCTCGCACACCAGGGTTTCACCCGGCGCGGCGGCGTCACACAGGCGCCGGGCGTAGTTGACCGGCAAGCCGTAGGCGCTGGGCTGCCCACCCACTGGACCCGTGATCACCGGTCCGAGGGCGACCCCGGCCCGCACCTGAAGCCGCACGCCCAGCAGCCCCGCCAGGCCCAAACGCGCGGCTCGTTCGTGGGCCTCCAGCGCAGCCCGCACCGCCTCGGACGTGTGAGCGGCAGACCATAGGGCCAGCACCGCGTCCCCCTGATGCTGCAACACCTGTCCGCGCCGCGCCTCAAAACTCAGGATGAGAAGCTGCACAAACTCCGCCATCAGCGCGGCATAGTGCTCCAGCGGGAGGCGATGCGCCAGCACGGTACTCCCCACCAGATCGACCATCACCAGGCAGGCAGACAGATGCTCACCCTGAGGCGCAGGAAGGGGCAACAGCAGATCGTTCATGGCCGGATAGGGCCATCATCGCGCACTCCGGCTTTTAAGTAAAGTCCCATCTCATCCACATGAAAAGAGGAGC is from Deinococcus sp. YIM 77859 and encodes:
- a CDS encoding adenylate/guanylate cyclase domain-containing protein; this translates as MNDLLLPLPAPQGEHLSACLVMVDLVGSTVLAHRLPLEHYAALMAEFVQLLILSFEARRGQVLQHQGDAVLALWSAAHTSEAVRAALEAHERAARLGLAGLLGVRLQVRAGVALGPVITGPVGGQPSAYGLPVNYARRLCDAAAPGETLVCERVAQQRAEDLRMIGRSLPPLRGFGPECRAYTVQSSPALVLSPMKTG